A genomic stretch from Camelus dromedarius isolate mCamDro1 chromosome 10, mCamDro1.pat, whole genome shotgun sequence includes:
- the TUBB4B gene encoding tubulin beta-4B chain, with the protein MREIVHLQAGQCGNQIGAKFWEVISDEHGIDPTGTYHGDSDLQLERINVYYNEATGGKYVPRAVLVDLEPGTMDSVRSGPFGQIFRPDNFVFGQSGAGNNWAKGHYTEGAELVDSVLDVVRKEAESCDCLQGFQLTHSLGGGTGSGMGTLLISKIREEYPDRIMNTFSVVPSPKVSDTVVEPYNATLSVHQLVENTDETYCIDNEALYDICFRTLKLTTPTYGDLNHLVSATMSGVTTCLRFPGQLNADLRKLAVNMVPFPRLHFFMPGFAPLTSRGSQQYRALTVPELTQQMFDAKNMMAACDPRHGRYLTVAAVFRGRMSMKEVDEQMLNVQNKNSSYFVEWIPNNVKTAVCDIPPRGLKMSATFIGNSTAIQELFKRISEQFTAMFRRKAFLHWYTGEGMDEMEFTEAESNMNDLVSEYQQYQDATAEEEGEFEEEAEEEVA; encoded by the exons atgaGGGAGATCGTGCACCTGCAGGCAGGCCAGTGCGGCAACCAGATCGGCGCCAAG TTTTGGGAGGTGATCAGCGACGAGCATGGCATCGATCCTACCGGCACCTACCATGGGGACAGCGATCTGCAGCTGGAGCGGATCAACGTGTACTACAACGAGGCCACCG GTGGCAAGTACGTGCCCCGAGCTGTGCTCGTGGATCTGGAGCCCGGCACCATGGACTCTGTGCGCTCGGGGCCCTTCGGGCAGATTTTCAGGCCGGACAACTTCGTCTTCG GTCAGAGTGGTGCCGGGAACAACTGGGCTAAGGGGCACTACACAGAAGGGGCGGAGCTTGTTGACTCCGTGCTGGATGTTGTGAGGAAGGAGGCGGAGAGCTGTGACTGCCTGCAGGGCTTCCAGCTGACCCACTCCCTGGGTGGGGGGACTGGGTCCGGGATGGGGACCCTCCTCATCAGCAAGATCCGAGAGGAGTACCCCGACCGCATCATGAACACCTTCAGCGTGGTGCCCTCACCCAAGGTGTCAGACACCGTGGTGGAGCCCTACAACGCCACCCTGTCAGTCCACCAACTCGTAGAAAACACAGATGAGACCTATTGCATAGATAACGAGGCCCTGTATGACATCTGCTTCCGCACCCTGAAGCTGACTACGCCTACCTACGGTGACCTCAACCACCTGGTGTCAGCCACCATGAGTGGGGTCACCACCTGCCTGCGCTTCCCGGGCCAGCTCAATGCTGACCTGCGAAAGCTGGCTGTCAACATGGTCCCTTTCCCCCGCCTGCATTTCTTCATGCCCGGCTTTGCCCCGCTGACCAGCCGGGGTAGCCAACAGTACCGGGCACTGACAGTGCCTGAGCTCACCCAGCAGATGTTCGATGCCAAGAACATGATGGCCGCCTGTGACCCGCGCCACGGCCGCTACCTGACCGTGGCCGCCGTCTTCCGGGGCCGCATGTCCATGAAGGAGGTGGACGAGCAGATGCTGAACGTGCAGAACAAGAACAGCAGCTACTTCGTGGAGTGGATCCCCAACAACGTGAAGACAGCCGTGTGCGACATCCCGCCTCGGGGGCTCAAGATGTCCGCCACCTTCATTGGCAACAGCACAGCCATCCAGGAGCTGTTCAAGCGCATCTCCGAGCAGTTCACGGCCATGTTCCGGCGCAAGGCCTTCCTGCACTGGTACACGGGCGAGGGCATGGACGAGATGGAGTTCACCGAGGCCGAGAGCAACATGAACGACCTGGTGTCCGAGTACCAACAGTACCAGGACGCCACGGCCGAGGAGGAGGGCGAGtttgaggaggaggcagaggaggaggtggcCTAA
- the SLC34A3 gene encoding sodium-dependent phosphate transport protein 2C isoform X3 gives MPNSLTDGQVPTPTLDTVGLVDRSLGNAGNSGSAPISEEGDTDPWALPQLKDTGQSWKELSVAGRVVQAAVSFLKACGLLGSLYLFVCSLDILSSAFQLLGSKAAGDIFKDNMVLSNPVAGLVIGVLVTVLVQSSSTSSSIVVSMVASKLLTVRASVPIVMGVNVGTSITSTLVSMAQSGDRDEFRRAFGGSAVHGIFNWLTVLILLPLEGAMAPLERLSALALGATSLQPGGHAPDILKVLTQPLTHLIVQLDPDVITGSATGNATNSSLIKRWCRTRGQTTVGNSSHCRAAAFSPCAERNSSAADERLPCHHLFVGAALTDLAVGFILLAASLLVLCTCLVLIVKLLNSVLRGRVAQAVRTVVNADFPFPFSWLGGYMAILVGAGLTFVLQSSSVFTAAIVPLMGLGVISLERAYPLLLGSNIGTTTTALLAALASPADMLLSAVQVALIHFFFNLAGILLWYMVPILRLPIPLAKSFGDLTARYRWVAVAYLLLSFLLLPLAAFGLSLAGGTVLAAVGGPLVVLVLLVILVTILQQRRPAWLPRCLRSWAWLPLWLHSLEPWDRLVSHCCPCKACSPPEATAKEAHCYENPEILASQQL, from the exons ATGCCGAATTCCCTCACTGATGGCCAGGTCCCCACCCCTACTCTGGACACAGTTGGACTGGTGGACCGGAGTCTGGGAAATGCAG GGAACTCCGGTTCTGCCCCCATCTCGGAAGAGGGGGACACGGACCCCTGGGCCCTCCCTCAGCTGAAGGACACTGGCCAGTCCTGGAAAG AGCTCAGCGTGGCCGGCAGGGTGGTCCAGGCAGCCGTCAGCTTCCTCAAGGCATGTGGGCTCCTGGGCAGCCTCTACCTCTTCGTCTGCTCCCTGGACATCCTCAGCTCTGCCTTCCAGCTCCTGGGCA GCAAAGCAGCTGGAGACATCTTCAAGGACAACATGGTGCTGTCCAATCCCGTGGCTGGACTGGTCATCGGCGTGCTGGTCACGGTCCTCGTGCAGAGCTCCAGCACGTCCTCCTCCATCGTGGTCAGCATGGTGGCCTCCAAGC TGCTGACCGTCCGGGCATCTGTGCCCATCGTCATGGGCGTCAACGTGGGTACATCCATCACCAGCACTCTTGTCTCGATGGCACAGTCAGGGGACCGGGATGAGTTTCGGAG GGCCTTCGGTGGCTCCGCCGTGCACGGCATCTTCAACTGGCTGACGGTGCTGATCCTGCTGCCGCTGGAGGGCGCCATGGCCCCACTGGAGAGGCTCAGCGCGCTGGCCCTGGGCGCCAccagcctgcagcctgggggCCACGCCCCCGACATCCTCAAGGTGCTGACACAGCCACTCACACACCTCATCGTGCAG CTGGACCCTGATGTGATTACCGGCAGCGCCACAGGCAACGCCACCAACAGCAGCCTCATTAAGCGATGGTGCCGCACCAGGGGGCAGACG ACTGTGGGGAACAGCAGCCACTGCAGAGCGGCCGCTTTCAGCCCCTGCGCAGAGAGGAACAGCTCTGCCGCCGACGAGCGGCTGCCCT gccacCACCTGTTCGTGGGCGCCGCGCTCACGGACCTGGCCGTGGGCTTCATCCTGCTGGCCGCCTCCCTGCTCGTGCTCTGCACCTGCCTCGTCCTTATCGTCAAGCTGCTCAACTCCGTGCTGCGCGGGCGTGTCGCCCAGGCCGTGAGGACGGTCGTCAACGCTG ACTTCCCCTTCCCGTTCAGCTGGCTCGGCGGCTACATGGCCATCCTCGTGGGTGCCGGCCTGACCTTCGTGCTGCAGAGCAGCAGCGTCTTCACGGCCGCCATCGTGCCGCTTATGG GGCTCGGGGTGATCAGCCTGGAGCGTGCGTaccccctcctcctgggctctAACATCGGCACCACCACCACGGCCCTGCTGGCCGCCCTGGCCAGCCCTGCGGACATGCTGCTCAGCGCCGTCCAG gtGGCACTCATCCACTTCTTCTTCAACCTGGCTGGCATCCTGTTGTGGTACATGGTGCCCATCCTGCGGCTGCCCATCCCGCTGGCCAAGAGCTTCGGGGACCTGACCGCCCGCTACCGCTGGGTGGCCGTCGCCTACCTGCTGCTGAGCTTCTTGCTGCTGCCACTGGCCGCCTTCGGGCTCTCCCTGGCAGGGGGCACAGTGCTGGCCGCAGTTGGGGGgcctctggtggtgctggtgCTCCTCGTCATCCTGGTCACCATCCTGCAGCAACGCCGGCCAGCCTGGCTGCCCCGATGCCTGCGCTCCTGGGCCTGGCTGCCCCTCTGGCTCCATTCTCTGGAGCCGTGGGACCGCCTGGTCAGCCACTGCTGCCCCTGCAAGGCCTGCAGCCCCCCTGAGGCCACGGCCAAGGAGGCCCACTGCTACGAGAACCCCGAGATCCTGGCCTCCCAGCAGTTGTGA
- the SLC34A3 gene encoding sodium-dependent phosphate transport protein 2C isoform X1: MCAPSGSLTCSCSYPESPPRRCPSLPTQIWTWAWVCPCLKSMPNSLTDGQVPTPTLDTVGLVDRSLGNAGNSGSAPISEEGDTDPWALPQLKDTGQSWKELSVAGRVVQAAVSFLKACGLLGSLYLFVCSLDILSSAFQLLGSKAAGDIFKDNMVLSNPVAGLVIGVLVTVLVQSSSTSSSIVVSMVASKLLTVRASVPIVMGVNVGTSITSTLVSMAQSGDRDEFRRAFGGSAVHGIFNWLTVLILLPLEGAMAPLERLSALALGATSLQPGGHAPDILKVLTQPLTHLIVQLDPDVITGSATGNATNSSLIKRWCRTRGQTTVGNSSHCRAAAFSPCAERNSSAADERLPCHHLFVGAALTDLAVGFILLAASLLVLCTCLVLIVKLLNSVLRGRVAQAVRTVVNADFPFPFSWLGGYMAILVGAGLTFVLQSSSVFTAAIVPLMGLGVISLERAYPLLLGSNIGTTTTALLAALASPADMLLSAVQVALIHFFFNLAGILLWYMVPILRLPIPLAKSFGDLTARYRWVAVAYLLLSFLLLPLAAFGLSLAGGTVLAAVGGPLVVLVLLVILVTILQQRRPAWLPRCLRSWAWLPLWLHSLEPWDRLVSHCCPCKACSPPEATAKEAHCYENPEILASQQL, from the exons ATGTGTGCGCCCAGCGGATCTTTGACCTGCAGCTGCTCCTACCCTGAGTCTCCTCCCCGAAGGTGCCCCTCACTACCCACACAG ATCTGGACCTGGGCCTGGGTCTGTCCCTGCCTGAAATCCATGCCGAATTCCCTCACTGATGGCCAGGTCCCCACCCCTACTCTGGACACAGTTGGACTGGTGGACCGGAGTCTGGGAAATGCAG GGAACTCCGGTTCTGCCCCCATCTCGGAAGAGGGGGACACGGACCCCTGGGCCCTCCCTCAGCTGAAGGACACTGGCCAGTCCTGGAAAG AGCTCAGCGTGGCCGGCAGGGTGGTCCAGGCAGCCGTCAGCTTCCTCAAGGCATGTGGGCTCCTGGGCAGCCTCTACCTCTTCGTCTGCTCCCTGGACATCCTCAGCTCTGCCTTCCAGCTCCTGGGCA GCAAAGCAGCTGGAGACATCTTCAAGGACAACATGGTGCTGTCCAATCCCGTGGCTGGACTGGTCATCGGCGTGCTGGTCACGGTCCTCGTGCAGAGCTCCAGCACGTCCTCCTCCATCGTGGTCAGCATGGTGGCCTCCAAGC TGCTGACCGTCCGGGCATCTGTGCCCATCGTCATGGGCGTCAACGTGGGTACATCCATCACCAGCACTCTTGTCTCGATGGCACAGTCAGGGGACCGGGATGAGTTTCGGAG GGCCTTCGGTGGCTCCGCCGTGCACGGCATCTTCAACTGGCTGACGGTGCTGATCCTGCTGCCGCTGGAGGGCGCCATGGCCCCACTGGAGAGGCTCAGCGCGCTGGCCCTGGGCGCCAccagcctgcagcctgggggCCACGCCCCCGACATCCTCAAGGTGCTGACACAGCCACTCACACACCTCATCGTGCAG CTGGACCCTGATGTGATTACCGGCAGCGCCACAGGCAACGCCACCAACAGCAGCCTCATTAAGCGATGGTGCCGCACCAGGGGGCAGACG ACTGTGGGGAACAGCAGCCACTGCAGAGCGGCCGCTTTCAGCCCCTGCGCAGAGAGGAACAGCTCTGCCGCCGACGAGCGGCTGCCCT gccacCACCTGTTCGTGGGCGCCGCGCTCACGGACCTGGCCGTGGGCTTCATCCTGCTGGCCGCCTCCCTGCTCGTGCTCTGCACCTGCCTCGTCCTTATCGTCAAGCTGCTCAACTCCGTGCTGCGCGGGCGTGTCGCCCAGGCCGTGAGGACGGTCGTCAACGCTG ACTTCCCCTTCCCGTTCAGCTGGCTCGGCGGCTACATGGCCATCCTCGTGGGTGCCGGCCTGACCTTCGTGCTGCAGAGCAGCAGCGTCTTCACGGCCGCCATCGTGCCGCTTATGG GGCTCGGGGTGATCAGCCTGGAGCGTGCGTaccccctcctcctgggctctAACATCGGCACCACCACCACGGCCCTGCTGGCCGCCCTGGCCAGCCCTGCGGACATGCTGCTCAGCGCCGTCCAG gtGGCACTCATCCACTTCTTCTTCAACCTGGCTGGCATCCTGTTGTGGTACATGGTGCCCATCCTGCGGCTGCCCATCCCGCTGGCCAAGAGCTTCGGGGACCTGACCGCCCGCTACCGCTGGGTGGCCGTCGCCTACCTGCTGCTGAGCTTCTTGCTGCTGCCACTGGCCGCCTTCGGGCTCTCCCTGGCAGGGGGCACAGTGCTGGCCGCAGTTGGGGGgcctctggtggtgctggtgCTCCTCGTCATCCTGGTCACCATCCTGCAGCAACGCCGGCCAGCCTGGCTGCCCCGATGCCTGCGCTCCTGGGCCTGGCTGCCCCTCTGGCTCCATTCTCTGGAGCCGTGGGACCGCCTGGTCAGCCACTGCTGCCCCTGCAAGGCCTGCAGCCCCCCTGAGGCCACGGCCAAGGAGGCCCACTGCTACGAGAACCCCGAGATCCTGGCCTCCCAGCAGTTGTGA
- the SLC34A3 gene encoding sodium-dependent phosphate transport protein 2C isoform X2: MCAPSGSLTCSCSYPESPPRRCPSLPTQIWTWAWVCPCLKSMPNSLTDGQVPTPTLDTVGLVDRSLGNAGNSGSAPISEEGDTDPWALPQLKDTGQSWKGKAAGDIFKDNMVLSNPVAGLVIGVLVTVLVQSSSTSSSIVVSMVASKLLTVRASVPIVMGVNVGTSITSTLVSMAQSGDRDEFRRAFGGSAVHGIFNWLTVLILLPLEGAMAPLERLSALALGATSLQPGGHAPDILKVLTQPLTHLIVQLDPDVITGSATGNATNSSLIKRWCRTRGQTTVGNSSHCRAAAFSPCAERNSSAADERLPCHHLFVGAALTDLAVGFILLAASLLVLCTCLVLIVKLLNSVLRGRVAQAVRTVVNADFPFPFSWLGGYMAILVGAGLTFVLQSSSVFTAAIVPLMGLGVISLERAYPLLLGSNIGTTTTALLAALASPADMLLSAVQVALIHFFFNLAGILLWYMVPILRLPIPLAKSFGDLTARYRWVAVAYLLLSFLLLPLAAFGLSLAGGTVLAAVGGPLVVLVLLVILVTILQQRRPAWLPRCLRSWAWLPLWLHSLEPWDRLVSHCCPCKACSPPEATAKEAHCYENPEILASQQL; this comes from the exons ATGTGTGCGCCCAGCGGATCTTTGACCTGCAGCTGCTCCTACCCTGAGTCTCCTCCCCGAAGGTGCCCCTCACTACCCACACAG ATCTGGACCTGGGCCTGGGTCTGTCCCTGCCTGAAATCCATGCCGAATTCCCTCACTGATGGCCAGGTCCCCACCCCTACTCTGGACACAGTTGGACTGGTGGACCGGAGTCTGGGAAATGCAG GGAACTCCGGTTCTGCCCCCATCTCGGAAGAGGGGGACACGGACCCCTGGGCCCTCCCTCAGCTGAAGGACACTGGCCAGTCCTGGAAAG GCAAAGCAGCTGGAGACATCTTCAAGGACAACATGGTGCTGTCCAATCCCGTGGCTGGACTGGTCATCGGCGTGCTGGTCACGGTCCTCGTGCAGAGCTCCAGCACGTCCTCCTCCATCGTGGTCAGCATGGTGGCCTCCAAGC TGCTGACCGTCCGGGCATCTGTGCCCATCGTCATGGGCGTCAACGTGGGTACATCCATCACCAGCACTCTTGTCTCGATGGCACAGTCAGGGGACCGGGATGAGTTTCGGAG GGCCTTCGGTGGCTCCGCCGTGCACGGCATCTTCAACTGGCTGACGGTGCTGATCCTGCTGCCGCTGGAGGGCGCCATGGCCCCACTGGAGAGGCTCAGCGCGCTGGCCCTGGGCGCCAccagcctgcagcctgggggCCACGCCCCCGACATCCTCAAGGTGCTGACACAGCCACTCACACACCTCATCGTGCAG CTGGACCCTGATGTGATTACCGGCAGCGCCACAGGCAACGCCACCAACAGCAGCCTCATTAAGCGATGGTGCCGCACCAGGGGGCAGACG ACTGTGGGGAACAGCAGCCACTGCAGAGCGGCCGCTTTCAGCCCCTGCGCAGAGAGGAACAGCTCTGCCGCCGACGAGCGGCTGCCCT gccacCACCTGTTCGTGGGCGCCGCGCTCACGGACCTGGCCGTGGGCTTCATCCTGCTGGCCGCCTCCCTGCTCGTGCTCTGCACCTGCCTCGTCCTTATCGTCAAGCTGCTCAACTCCGTGCTGCGCGGGCGTGTCGCCCAGGCCGTGAGGACGGTCGTCAACGCTG ACTTCCCCTTCCCGTTCAGCTGGCTCGGCGGCTACATGGCCATCCTCGTGGGTGCCGGCCTGACCTTCGTGCTGCAGAGCAGCAGCGTCTTCACGGCCGCCATCGTGCCGCTTATGG GGCTCGGGGTGATCAGCCTGGAGCGTGCGTaccccctcctcctgggctctAACATCGGCACCACCACCACGGCCCTGCTGGCCGCCCTGGCCAGCCCTGCGGACATGCTGCTCAGCGCCGTCCAG gtGGCACTCATCCACTTCTTCTTCAACCTGGCTGGCATCCTGTTGTGGTACATGGTGCCCATCCTGCGGCTGCCCATCCCGCTGGCCAAGAGCTTCGGGGACCTGACCGCCCGCTACCGCTGGGTGGCCGTCGCCTACCTGCTGCTGAGCTTCTTGCTGCTGCCACTGGCCGCCTTCGGGCTCTCCCTGGCAGGGGGCACAGTGCTGGCCGCAGTTGGGGGgcctctggtggtgctggtgCTCCTCGTCATCCTGGTCACCATCCTGCAGCAACGCCGGCCAGCCTGGCTGCCCCGATGCCTGCGCTCCTGGGCCTGGCTGCCCCTCTGGCTCCATTCTCTGGAGCCGTGGGACCGCCTGGTCAGCCACTGCTGCCCCTGCAAGGCCTGCAGCCCCCCTGAGGCCACGGCCAAGGAGGCCCACTGCTACGAGAACCCCGAGATCCTGGCCTCCCAGCAGTTGTGA
- the STPG3 gene encoding protein STPG3 isoform X2, with protein sequence MNFDQKSVKFLANFYINGGKHWTHGPLRQKPLVPSPPNAAVLLSGLEQEPGATLDEMRPLGIQEFPAGLRMQTGPLQDPICTQSLRELLLERRPPIMIDLDVPGPTKYQVPDASIRESSPHPHFSIGRKHPTHEGSSRRAWQTVWFQSESPFTLKANFNREEKALLPAPAGKTGPSPNTYDILPGCRLKSPCPPAFSMSRSPLLASCVSSSCTPGPAAYHVEDCYNSRFPSVPGVLIQGVRRPKRHDTGPFCAI encoded by the exons ATGAATTTTGACCAGAAGTCTGTGAAATTCCTGGCAAATTTTTACATCAATGGAGGCAAACACTGGACCCACGGCCCCCTGAGGCAGAAGCCCCTTGTGCCTTCCCC ACCCAATGCTGCTGTGCTCTTGTCGGGCCTGGAGCAGGAGCCAGGGGCCACCTTGGATGAGATGCGTCCCCTAGGGATACAGGAATTCCCGGCAGGCCTCAGGATGCAAACAGGCCCCCTCCAGGATCCCATCTGCACCCAGAGCCTGAGGGAGCTGT TGCTGGAGCGACGCCCCCCCATCATGATTGACCTGGACGTCCCTGGCCCCACCAAGTACCAGGTGCCAGATGCTTCAATCCGAGagtcctccccacacccccacttcAGCATCGGCCGCAAGCACCCTACTCACG AAGGCAGCAGCCGCAGGGCGTGGCAGACGGTGTGGTTCCAGAGCGAAAGCCCCTTCACACTGAAAGCCAACTTTAACCGAGAGGAAAAG GCCCTTCTGCCAGCCCCGGCTGGCAAGACCGGCCCCAGCCCCAACACCTATGACATCCTGCCCGGGTGCCGCCTGAAGAGTCCATGCCCGCCAGCTTTCTCCATGAGCCGTTCACCGCTGCTTGCCTCCTGTGTCAGCTCCT CGTGCACCCCTGGCCCGGCTGCCTACCATGTGGAGGACTGCTACAACTCACGCTTCCCCTCCGTGCCCGGAGTGCTCATCCAAGGCGTGCGAAGACCCAAGCGCCATGACACTGGCCCCTTCTGCGCCATATAG
- the CIMIP2A gene encoding ciliary microtubule inner protein 2A, with the protein MTAMQKHSLFSPEPHYIPGYAGFYPQLRYQVGNTYGRTTARLLTDPSVRKSPCSVLSPTAKPKFIEDFGKSKPPWMPCRELTEPYVPDYTGLKLYKNFEILGRFSPHEVDAQGSLGVENVSRQVPLPAGIMPYPPYLPCPPGRKGDSRDFGHPGLRLALEEEGWKSTTPAQEAPGQYQLYHCRRDEYPPPAHQEETLDVGRFHRLPQLDHPNLIQRKAISGYAGFVPRLAWVTGMNYRDGVTQAMDEFDKNQFLFRNPICTLGERLPRMHWPSTTVYSSQGLIPFYMGFIPSMQDNYALTFGNSTRRAYQKELERRRQTL; encoded by the exons ATGACAGCCATGCAGAAACACAGCCTCTTCTCGCCAGAACCTCACTATATCCCTGG ctACGCGGGCTTCTATCCGCAGCTGCGCTACCAGGTGGGGAATACCTACGGGCGCACCACGGCACGGCTGCTCACGGACCCCAGTGTGCGAAAGAGCCCCTGCTCCGTGCTGTCCCCCACAGCCAAGCCCAAGTTCATCGAGGACTTCGGCAAGTCCAAGCCGCCTTGGATGCCCTGCCGTGAACTGACCGAGCCCTATGTCCCCGACTACACCG GTCTGAAGCTCTACAAGAACTTTGAGATCCTGGGCCGGTTCTCACCCCATGAAGTGGATGCCCAGGGGTCACTGGGGGTAGAAAATGTATCCAGGCAAGTCCCACTGCCTGCAGGCATCATGCCTTACCCGCCCTACCTGCCATGCCCGCCGGGCAGGAAGGGGGACTCCAGAGACTTTGGACACCCAGGCCTGCGGCTAGCACTGGAGGAAGAGGGCTGGAAGAGCACCACTCCTGCCCAAGAGGCGCCCGGGCAGTACCAG CTCTACCACTGCAGGAGGGACGAGTatccacccccagcccaccaggAGGAGACACTGGACGTGGGCAGGTTCCACAGGCTGCCCCAGCTGGACCACCCCAATCTGATCCAACGCAAGGCCATATCAG GATATGCTGGCTTTGTCCCGCGGCTTGCCTGGGTGACGGGGATGAATTACCGTGATGGAGTCACACAGGCTATGGACGAATTCGACAAGAACCAG TTCCTGTTCAGAAATCCCATCTGCActctgggggagaggctgcccagAATGCACTGGCCCAGCACCACCGTCTACAGCAGCCAGGGCCTGATACCTTTCTACATGGGGTTCATTCCAT ccaTGCAGGACAACTACGCGCTGACATTTGGCAACAGCACCCGCAGGGCCTATCAGAAGGAGCTGGAGAGGCGACGCCAGACACTATGA
- the STPG3 gene encoding protein STPG3 isoform X1, producing the protein MNFDQKSVKFLANFYINGGKHWTHGPLRQKPLVPSPPNAAVLLSGLEQEPGATLDEMRPLGIQEFPAGLRMQTGPLQDPICTQSLRELLLERRPPIMIDLDVPGPTKYQVPDASIRESSPHPHFSIGRKHPTHEGSSRRAWQTVWFQSESPFTLKANFNREEKWPSPADYQQPSLHACRASSFGGRPASRTPEARAHLRMLPQPPLQALLPAPAGKTGPSPNTYDILPGCRLKSPCPPAFSMSRSPLLASCVSSSCTPGPAAYHVEDCYNSRFPSVPGVLIQGVRRPKRHDTGPFCAI; encoded by the exons ATGAATTTTGACCAGAAGTCTGTGAAATTCCTGGCAAATTTTTACATCAATGGAGGCAAACACTGGACCCACGGCCCCCTGAGGCAGAAGCCCCTTGTGCCTTCCCC ACCCAATGCTGCTGTGCTCTTGTCGGGCCTGGAGCAGGAGCCAGGGGCCACCTTGGATGAGATGCGTCCCCTAGGGATACAGGAATTCCCGGCAGGCCTCAGGATGCAAACAGGCCCCCTCCAGGATCCCATCTGCACCCAGAGCCTGAGGGAGCTGT TGCTGGAGCGACGCCCCCCCATCATGATTGACCTGGACGTCCCTGGCCCCACCAAGTACCAGGTGCCAGATGCTTCAATCCGAGagtcctccccacacccccacttcAGCATCGGCCGCAAGCACCCTACTCACG AAGGCAGCAGCCGCAGGGCGTGGCAGACGGTGTGGTTCCAGAGCGAAAGCCCCTTCACACTGAAAGCCAACTTTAACCGAGAGGAAAAG TGGCCATCACCCGCTGACTACCAGCAGCCCAGCCTGCATGCCTGCCGGGCCTCCAGCTTTGGGGGCCGCCCTGCCTCAAGGACACCCGAGGCCCGAGCCCACCTGAGgatgctgccccagcccccacttCAGGCCCTTCTGCCAGCCCCGGCTGGCAAGACCGGCCCCAGCCCCAACACCTATGACATCCTGCCCGGGTGCCGCCTGAAGAGTCCATGCCCGCCAGCTTTCTCCATGAGCCGTTCACCGCTGCTTGCCTCCTGTGTCAGCTCCT CGTGCACCCCTGGCCCGGCTGCCTACCATGTGGAGGACTGCTACAACTCACGCTTCCCCTCCGTGCCCGGAGTGCTCATCCAAGGCGTGCGAAGACCCAAGCGCCATGACACTGGCCCCTTCTGCGCCATATAG